The Chanos chanos chromosome 6, fChaCha1.1, whole genome shotgun sequence genome includes a region encoding these proteins:
- the LOC115815095 gene encoding odorant receptor 131-2-like, whose translation MQSAINGSNNSGFYYPRPLSEKVLIVQILVGIFLYVNSLMIFTFLKKEVFREDTRYILFAQTLFNDSVLLVISDVTLIGSHYRFPTPMIPCCILCTLMNWLNNCTPLTLVTMCLERYVAICMPLRHADISNSRNRKIGLLIIWTISSITAFVSLFGFLAVNPSNILLSYVVCSVEVLQTFTWQAQLRAILLQLYFICMIVIIVFTYIKILMAARAASSDNKKSTYKSLRTVALHAFQLFLCLTQLLTPYIEIAVMKIDFMLFVDVRYYNFIIFLITPRCISPLIYGLRDEKFYLALKHHTLFGLPKVLSAVFDASECRVKCIKTRPLHIDS comes from the coding sequence ATGCAGAGCGCAATTAATGGGAGCAACAACTCTGGATTTTACTATCCAAGACCTCTCAGTGAGAAAGTATTGATTGTACAGATACTGGTTGGGATTTTCCTGTATGTGAATTCTCTGATGATTTTTACCTTCTTAAAAAAGGAAGTTTTCAGAGAGGATACTCgatatattttgtttgcacAGACACTCTTCAATGACTCTGTCCTTTTGGTGATAAGTGACGTGACTTTAATTGGGAGTCATTATCGGTTTCCTACCCCAATGATTCCATGTTGTATACTTTGTACGCTTATGAACTGGCTTAATAATTGCACTCCTTTGACACTGGTGACCATGTGTTTAGAGCGTTATGTGGCCATCTGCATGCCACTGAGACACGCTGACATCTCCAActccagaaacagaaaaattggTCTTCTGATCATCTGGACTATCAGTTCTATAACAGcatttgttagtttgtttggaTTTCTAGCTGTCAACCCATCTAACATTCTGCTATCTTATGTTGTGTGCAGTGTAGAGGTGCTGCAAACATTTACCTGGCAGGCTCAATTAAGAGCAATACTTTTACAGTTATACTTCATCTGCATGATTGTCATCATTGTGTTCACCTATATTAAAATTCTGATGGCTGCAAGAGCTGCTTCTTCAGACAATAAGAAATCAACGTACAAGAGTCTCAGAACAGTGGCTCTTCATGCCTTTCAGCTCTTCCTCTGTTTGACTCAACTTTTAACCCCTTATATAGAAATAGCTGTCATGAAGATTGATTTTATGCTGTTTGTTGATGTAAGATACTACAATTTCATCATCTTTCTTATCACTCCACGCTGTATAAGTCCACTCATTTATGGACTGAGAGATGAAAAATTTTACCTTGCTTTAAAACATCATACCTTGTTTGGTCTTCCAAAGGTTctttcagctgtgtttgatgCCAGTGAATGCAgagtaaaatgtattaaaacaaGACCTTTACACATTGATTCCTAA
- the LOC115815096 gene encoding odorant receptor 131-2-like: protein MQSANNGNNNSGFYLPRPLSEKVLIVQILVGIFLYVNSLMIFTFLKKEVFREDTRYILFAQTLFNDSVLLVISGLTVLGNYYRFPTPMIPCCILCTLMNWLNNCTPLTLVTMCLERYVAICMPLRHADISNSRNRKIGLLIIWTISSITAFVSLLGFLAVNPSYILLSYVVCSVEVLQTLIWQAQLRAILLQLYFICMIVIIVFTYIKILMAARAASSDNKKSTYKSLRTVALHAFQLFLCLTQLLTPYIEIAVMKIDFMLFLDIRYYNFIIFLITPRCISPLIYGLRDEKFYLALKHHTLFGLPKVLSAVFDASECRKLWFNFTISFHPASKNGKADALSQMHEPDEAPQEDKTILSSSMIVAPVDWTVEDITKETHRQPAPPEHPPTRVYCSDRPITVFESCCG from the exons ATGCAGAGCGCAAATAATGGGAACAATAACTCTGGATTTTACCTCCCAAGACCTCTCAGTGAGAAAGTATTGATTGTACAGATACTGGTTGGGATTTTCCTGTATGTGAATTCTCTGATGATTTTTACCTTCTTAAAAAAGGAAGTTTTCAGAGAGGATACTCgatatattttgtttgcacAGACACTCTTCAATGACTCTGTCCTTTTGGTGATAAGTGGCTTGACTGTACTTGGGAATTATTATCGGTTTCCTACCCCAATGATTCCATGTTGTATACTTTGTACGCTTATGAACTGGCTTAATAATTGCACTCCTTTGACACTGGTGACCATGTGTTTAGAGCGTTATGTGGCCATCTGCATGCCACTGAGACACGCTGACATCTCCAActccagaaacagaaaaattggTCTTCTGATCATCTGGACTATCAGTTCTATAACAGCATTTGTTAGTCTGTTAGGATTTCTAGCTGTCAACCCATCTTACATTCTGCTATCTTATGTTGTGTGCAGTGTAGAGGTGCTCCAAACATTAATCTGGCAGGCTCAGTTAAGAGCAATACTTTTACAGTTATACTTCATCTGCATGATTGTCATCATTGTGTTCACTTATATTAAAATTCTGATGGCTGCAAGGGCTGCTTCTTCAGACAATAAGAAATCAACATACAAGAGTCTCAGAACAGTGGCTCTTCATGCCTTTCAGCTCTTCCTCTGTTTGACTCAACTTTTAACCCCATATATAGAAATAGCTGTTATGAAGATTGATTTTATGCTGTTTCTTGATATAAGATACTACAATTTCATCATCTTTCTTATCACTCCACGCTGTATAAGTCCACTCATTTATGGACTAAGAGATGAAAAATTTTACCTTGCTTTAAAACATCATACCTTGTTTGGTCTTCCAAAGGTTctttcagctgtgtttgatgCCAGTGAATGCAga AAACTATGGTTTAACTTTACCATCTCCTTCCACCCAGCCTCCAAAAATGGCAAAGCTGATGCCTTGTCCCAAATGCACGAGCCTGATGAGGCTCCTCAGGAGGACAAAACCATCCTATCCTCATCCATGATCGTAGCCCCAGTGGACTGGACAGTTGAGGACATCACAAAGGAGACTCACAGGCAGCCCGCTCCACCTGAGCACCCGCCAACCCGAGTCTACTGCTCAGACAGACCTATTACTGTTTTTGAATCATGTTGTGGATAA